From Nitrobacter sp. NHB1, a single genomic window includes:
- a CDS encoding YaiI/YqxD family protein gives MTSIRIYVDADACPVKDEIYRVAARHGLPVSVVAGGYIRVPDDPLIERIAAGPGMDAADDWIVERAGKTDIVITADIPLASRCVKAGASVIAPNGKPFTEQSIGMTLAVRNLMTDLRSTGEVTGGPRPFQPRDRSAFLSALDQTIRRIQRAFAALKS, from the coding sequence TTGACCTCCATTCGTATCTACGTTGACGCCGATGCCTGTCCGGTGAAGGATGAGATTTATCGCGTCGCCGCGCGCCACGGCCTGCCCGTCAGCGTGGTCGCGGGCGGGTATATTCGCGTGCCCGACGATCCTCTGATCGAGCGCATCGCGGCCGGACCCGGCATGGATGCCGCCGATGACTGGATCGTGGAACGCGCCGGCAAGACCGATATCGTCATCACGGCGGACATTCCGCTGGCGAGCCGCTGCGTCAAGGCAGGTGCCAGCGTGATCGCGCCGAACGGCAAGCCGTTCACGGAGCAGTCGATCGGCATGACGCTCGCTGTCCGCAACCTGATGACCGACCTGCGATCAACCGGTGAAGTTACCGGTGGTCCGCGCCCGTTCCAGCCACGCGACCGCTCGGCGTTCCTGTCGGCTCTGGACCAGACCATCCGCCGCATCCAGCGCGCCTTCGCTGCGCTAAAGAGCTAG
- a CDS encoding ABC-F family ATP-binding cassette domain-containing protein — protein sequence MAPPLIQLKDIALTFGGTPLLSGVELAVSESERLCLIGRNGSGKSTLLKIAAGLIGPDSGSRFVQPGATVRYLPQEPDFAGFKTTLAYVEAGLGPGDDPYQAHYLVEQLGLTGEEDPAHLSGGESRRAALARVLAPSPDILLLDEPTNHLDLTTIEWLEGELASRRGALVLISHDRRFLSNLSRSTAWLDRGRIRQIDRGFAKFEEWRDEVLAEEERDQHKLDRKIVAEEHWLRYGVSGRRKRNVKRLGNLHALRQQRRDYRGTDGSANLAAAEADKSGKLIIEAKGIGKSYGDRTIVENLSIRVQRGDRIGIVGPNGVGKTTLINMLTGADMPDGGTIRLGANIEMATLDQHRESLDPKSTLAEALTGGRGDHVMVGGKPKHVVSYMKDFLFAQEQMRTPLEVLSGGERGRLMLARALAKPSNLLVLDEPTNDLDLETLDVLEDMLGDYEGTVILISHDRDFLDRVVTSVIVPEGNGRWIEYAGGYTDMLAQRGADLTREVPKSAPAPEAERSAKAAPAVAPGKRRLNFNEKHALETLPKSIAKLQAEIAKQQQRLDDPDLYTKDRATFDKVSAALTTAHTELQQAEDRWLELEMLREEIEGA from the coding sequence ATGGCGCCGCCGCTGATCCAGTTGAAGGACATCGCGCTGACGTTTGGCGGCACGCCGCTTTTGTCCGGCGTCGAACTCGCGGTATCCGAATCTGAGCGGCTCTGCCTGATCGGCCGCAACGGCTCCGGTAAATCGACGCTCTTGAAGATCGCCGCCGGTCTCATAGGGCCCGACAGCGGGAGCCGCTTCGTGCAGCCCGGCGCCACCGTGCGCTATCTGCCGCAGGAGCCTGACTTCGCCGGCTTCAAAACCACGCTCGCCTATGTCGAGGCCGGGCTCGGCCCCGGCGACGATCCCTATCAGGCGCACTATCTGGTCGAACAGCTCGGCCTCACCGGCGAGGAAGACCCTGCCCATCTCTCCGGCGGCGAAAGCCGGCGCGCGGCGCTGGCGCGGGTGCTGGCGCCCTCGCCCGACATCCTGCTGCTCGACGAGCCGACCAACCATCTCGATCTCACGACCATCGAATGGCTGGAGGGCGAACTTGCCTCTCGCCGCGGCGCGCTGGTGCTGATCAGCCACGACCGGCGCTTCCTGTCCAACCTCTCGCGCAGCACCGCCTGGCTCGATCGCGGCCGGATCCGGCAAATCGACCGCGGCTTCGCGAAATTCGAGGAATGGCGCGACGAGGTGTTGGCGGAAGAGGAGCGCGACCAGCACAAGCTCGACCGCAAGATCGTCGCCGAGGAACACTGGCTGCGCTACGGCGTCTCGGGGCGGCGCAAGCGCAACGTCAAGCGGCTTGGCAATCTCCACGCGCTACGCCAGCAGCGCCGCGACTATCGCGGCACGGACGGCAGTGCAAATCTCGCCGCGGCAGAGGCCGACAAGTCCGGCAAGCTGATCATTGAGGCGAAGGGCATCGGCAAGTCTTATGGCGATCGAACGATCGTCGAAAACCTCTCGATCCGCGTCCAGCGCGGCGACCGCATCGGCATCGTCGGCCCCAACGGCGTCGGCAAGACCACGCTGATCAACATGCTTACGGGAGCCGACATGCCCGACGGCGGCACGATCCGGCTCGGCGCCAATATCGAGATGGCAACGCTCGACCAGCACCGCGAAAGCCTCGATCCGAAATCGACGCTGGCGGAGGCACTGACCGGCGGCCGCGGCGATCACGTCATGGTCGGCGGCAAGCCGAAACACGTCGTCAGCTACATGAAGGATTTTCTGTTCGCGCAGGAGCAGATGCGCACGCCGCTCGAGGTGCTGTCCGGCGGCGAACGCGGACGCCTGATGCTGGCGCGCGCGCTGGCAAAGCCGTCCAACCTGCTGGTGCTGGACGAGCCGACCAACGACCTCGACCTCGAAACGCTTGATGTGCTGGAGGACATGCTCGGCGACTACGAGGGCACCGTGATTCTGATCAGCCACGACCGCGACTTTCTCGATCGCGTCGTGACCTCGGTGATCGTTCCCGAGGGCAATGGCCGCTGGATCGAATATGCTGGCGGCTACACCGACATGCTGGCGCAGCGCGGAGCGGACCTGACACGCGAGGTGCCGAAATCCGCACCGGCGCCCGAGGCGGAGCGTTCCGCGAAGGCGGCGCCTGCGGTCGCTCCGGGAAAACGGCGGCTAAATTTCAACGAGAAGCACGCGCTGGAGACGCTGCCGAAATCCATCGCAAAACTTCAGGCAGAGATCGCAAAACAGCAGCAGCGCCTTGACGACCCCGACCTCTATACGAAGGATCGCGCCACCTTCGACAAGGTGTCGGCCGCGCTGACGACCGCACACACCGAATTGCAACAGGCCGAGGACCGCTGGCTCGAACTGGAAATGCTGCGCGAGGAGATCGAGGGAGCGTGA
- a CDS encoding Ppx/GppA phosphatase family protein translates to MNDDTLRRADPESRGSPQGLAVTMATAVGDSPADVSGVYAALDLGTNNCRLLIACPSEGGFRVIDSFSRIVRLGEGISSTGRISEAAIERAIAALVVCRDKMRAKKARRLRLITTEACRAASNSADFRNRVAAVTGIELEVIDRETEAALAVIGCSPLIHPKARGAILFDIGGGSTELVRIERDREGSDPHIKAWMSIPIGVVTLAERFGGHDITPESYASMVSEVTAHVAAFGAEHGLNLYGMHLLGTSGTVTTLGGLHLGLARYDRRKVDGIWMNDIEITQVIARLCGMDYQKRVVNGCIGAERADLVLAGCAILDAIRQAFPLPRLRVADRGLREGMLVEMMREDGVIQLS, encoded by the coding sequence ATGAATGACGATACGCTGCGTCGCGCTGATCCTGAATCGCGCGGCAGCCCGCAGGGACTGGCCGTGACTATGGCAACGGCTGTCGGCGATTCGCCAGCTGACGTCTCCGGCGTTTATGCCGCGCTCGATCTCGGCACCAACAACTGCCGTTTGCTGATCGCCTGTCCGAGCGAGGGCGGCTTTCGCGTAATCGATTCGTTTTCGCGGATCGTCCGGTTGGGCGAGGGCATCTCGTCGACGGGGCGTATCAGCGAGGCGGCGATCGAACGCGCGATCGCCGCGCTCGTCGTGTGCCGCGACAAGATGCGTGCGAAGAAAGCACGTCGGCTGCGGCTGATCACGACGGAGGCCTGCCGAGCGGCGTCGAACTCCGCGGATTTTCGCAACCGCGTCGCCGCCGTAACCGGCATCGAGCTTGAGGTGATCGATCGGGAGACGGAAGCCGCGCTTGCGGTAATCGGCTGTTCGCCGCTGATCCATCCGAAAGCGCGCGGCGCAATCCTGTTCGACATCGGCGGCGGCTCGACGGAACTGGTCCGGATCGAACGCGACCGCGAGGGCAGTGACCCGCATATCAAGGCATGGATGTCGATTCCGATCGGCGTCGTGACGCTGGCCGAGCGGTTTGGCGGACACGATATAACGCCGGAGTCCTACGCGTCGATGGTGAGTGAAGTCACGGCCCATGTTGCGGCGTTCGGGGCCGAGCATGGCTTGAATCTCTACGGGATGCACCTCCTTGGCACCTCGGGCACGGTGACCACGCTTGGCGGGCTCCATCTCGGTCTTGCGCGCTACGACCGCCGCAAGGTCGACGGTATCTGGATGAACGACATCGAGATCACCCAGGTTATCGCCCGGCTGTGCGGGATGGATTATCAAAAGCGAGTGGTCAACGGCTGTATCGGGGCCGAGCGCGCCGATCTGGTTCTGGCGGGGTGCGCTATCCTGGATGCCATTCGGCAGGCCTTTCCCCTGCCGCGGCTGCGAGTGGCCGATCGTGGCCTGCGCGAGGGTATGCTGGTCGAAATGATGCGCGAGGACGGCGTCATTCAACTGAGTTGA